The following coding sequences lie in one Spinacia oleracea cultivar Varoflay chromosome 1, BTI_SOV_V1, whole genome shotgun sequence genomic window:
- the LOC110791579 gene encoding uncharacterized protein — protein sequence MFKNTFQSGFLSILYSLGSKPLQIWDKEVSNGHIKRPMDEDIQSNVLEIVGSNIQSTYITCPADPAATLGIKLPFLVIIVKNLKKYFTFEIQILDDKNVRRRFRASNYQAVTRVKPYICTMPLKLDEGWNQIQLNLADFTKRAYGTNYVETLRVQVHANCRLRRIYFSDRLYSEEELPPEFKLYLPMQKS from the exons ATGTTTAAGAATACATTCCAGTCGGGGTTTCTGTCCATATTATACAGTCTTGG GAGCAAGCCTCTGCAGATATGGGATAAAGAAG TTTCCAATGGCCATATCAAGCGTCCAATGGATGAGGATATCCAGTCAAATGTTCTTGAGATTGTGGGATCAAACATACAGTCAACATACATTACATGCCCTGCAGATCCAGCTGCAACACTTGGTATAAAACTGCCATTCTTGGTTATCATTGTGAAGAATCTAAAGAAATATTTCACATTCGAGATTCAAATCCTGGATGATAAGAACGTGAGGCGTCGATTTCGTGCTTCAAATTATCAA GCTGTGACTCGAGTGAAGCCATACATATGCACTATGCCTCTGAAGTTGGATGAAGGGTGGAATCAAATTCAGTTAAATCTTGCTGATTTTACCAAACGAGCATATGGAACCAACTATGTAGAGACACTGCGAGTCCAAGTCCATGCTAACTGTCGCCTGAGACGGATTTATTTCTCAGACCGCCTTTACTCAGAAGAAGAACTTCCTCCGGAGTTTAAGTTGTACCTCCCTATGCAG AAATCATAA